A section of the Spirosoma pollinicola genome encodes:
- a CDS encoding DUF1207 domain-containing protein, whose amino-acid sequence MKQTLLALLLSFLLGTGALAQTPSTSPARFLTPAEQRQKEKIDREVQRERQIRAEWLQKQRDYEAKQAEKERQRAAKKAGKPIEPASEVAKPAAVPATPAPVVNQPSTTEPAPTVVEPTRKEKREKRKKEAVPEPTSIPATVPAEEPAPIAKPAVEAPATAPRPERVKRERKPKSVDSVAVVQEAGRELSVSRPTQEFLPKGHLFEPILLDPLEAQTYGSVLPGYWTEGQKYKGSIVPFAFGFAKPFYRRTTEPGRSEEWVLDLASFTQFEAYHDYTLGKARRQIINTDYKISIIYNVRRGENNYRFRVYHLSSHLGDDYIYRNQITAPSPNSVNYELLDATYSRTVNNWRLYGGLGVVLRKTEERKPFSAQLGAFYKKQSTHAARLVGGVDIKFWQQTDFRPGIHGGIGVELGRTQNNLTFLFEGYSGFRPYSQFEQQQTTWLGIGLYLNPF is encoded by the coding sequence ATGAAACAAACGCTGTTAGCTCTTTTACTGAGTTTCTTACTTGGAACAGGGGCTCTGGCGCAAACGCCTAGTACATCACCTGCTCGTTTTTTAACCCCTGCTGAGCAACGGCAGAAAGAAAAAATAGATCGGGAAGTTCAACGCGAACGGCAAATTCGGGCCGAGTGGTTGCAAAAACAGCGCGACTATGAGGCAAAACAGGCAGAAAAAGAACGTCAACGAGCGGCTAAAAAAGCGGGTAAACCTATCGAGCCAGCTAGTGAGGTAGCCAAACCAGCCGCTGTCCCCGCAACACCGGCGCCTGTAGTAAACCAGCCATCGACCACAGAACCTGCACCAACTGTCGTTGAACCAACGCGGAAGGAAAAGCGGGAAAAACGTAAAAAAGAAGCCGTTCCTGAGCCAACGTCAATACCTGCTACCGTTCCGGCTGAAGAACCAGCCCCAATAGCTAAACCCGCTGTCGAAGCGCCTGCTACAGCTCCACGCCCGGAGCGGGTCAAGCGTGAGCGAAAGCCTAAGTCGGTGGACTCGGTAGCTGTTGTTCAGGAGGCTGGCCGTGAGCTAAGTGTTAGCCGACCTACACAAGAGTTTCTTCCGAAAGGACACCTGTTCGAGCCAATCTTACTGGACCCGCTTGAAGCACAAACCTACGGCAGTGTATTGCCGGGTTACTGGACCGAAGGACAAAAATACAAGGGGAGCATTGTTCCCTTTGCGTTTGGGTTTGCCAAACCATTTTACCGCCGAACAACCGAGCCCGGCCGTTCGGAAGAGTGGGTACTTGATCTGGCTTCGTTCACGCAGTTTGAAGCGTATCACGATTATACTTTAGGCAAAGCACGTCGACAGATAATAAATACCGATTATAAAATCAGTATCATTTATAATGTTCGCCGAGGAGAAAATAATTATCGCTTTCGGGTTTATCACCTGTCTTCTCATTTGGGTGACGATTATATCTACCGCAATCAAATCACGGCTCCGTCCCCTAATTCAGTGAACTATGAGCTGCTCGATGCAACTTATAGCCGGACGGTCAATAACTGGCGGTTATATGGAGGGCTGGGCGTGGTTCTGCGTAAAACTGAGGAGCGTAAACCATTTAGTGCGCAACTAGGGGCATTTTATAAAAAGCAATCCACTCATGCGGCCCGCCTGGTGGGTGGAGTCGATATTAAATTCTGGCAACAAACAGATTTTCGGCCGGGTATTCATGGCGGTATTGGTGTTGAATTGGGCCGTACACAAAACAACCTGACGTTTTTGTTTGAAGGCTATTCCGGTTTCCGCCCTTACAGCCAGTTTGAACAACAGCAAACAACCTGGTTAGGTATTGGCCTATACCTGAACCCATTTTGA
- a CDS encoding GtrA family protein, with the protein MSSIEQPKSKNYNSFFSFFLTALFGASVNFFSQILYRKTFDYSTSVFLGYLTATVVSFVPTKLFAFSAKKTGNTGREMIKFGIIALVAWGVQVGVAVATLEWIANPYFPNASMFWREKMSHVVGMGFSFLANYFGHKLLTFRTTGVYDKIRARSARQEEKQF; encoded by the coding sequence GTGAGCAGTATCGAACAGCCGAAATCTAAAAACTACAATAGTTTTTTCTCATTTTTTCTGACGGCTCTCTTTGGTGCCTCTGTTAATTTTTTTAGTCAGATTCTCTACCGTAAAACGTTCGATTATTCTACAAGTGTTTTTCTGGGTTATCTGACGGCTACGGTCGTTAGCTTCGTTCCAACCAAACTATTTGCATTCTCGGCTAAAAAAACGGGTAATACGGGACGCGAAATGATCAAGTTCGGTATAATTGCACTGGTTGCCTGGGGGGTTCAGGTGGGCGTTGCGGTTGCTACACTCGAATGGATCGCAAACCCTTATTTTCCAAATGCTTCCATGTTTTGGCGGGAAAAAATGTCGCACGTTGTGGGTATGGGTTTTAGCTTTTTGGCAAACTATTTCGGTCATAAACTATTGACTTTTAGAACGACAGGTGTGTATGACAAGATACGCGCACGCTCTGCCAGACAAGAGGAGAAACAATTTTGA
- the plsY gene encoding glycerol-3-phosphate 1-O-acyltransferase PlsY, whose amino-acid sequence MNIFLISMTVVVAYLLGSIPTAVWYGQGFFGLDIRKFGSGNAGATNTFRVLGKRAGTIVMLVDVLKGYTAAVLSSLLWYADVITDNEILTFKIVFGLVAVIGHLYPVFANFKGGKGVATLLGMMLATHPEMAAVCIGIFLLVVIASQYVSLGSIMAALAFPVLLLLRIFGQKESPLLIVFGFVVFLLVVLTHQKNIGRLLRGQESRTVLIRLRKKNDKLQP is encoded by the coding sequence ATGAATATCTTTCTCATTAGCATGACAGTGGTCGTGGCCTATCTATTAGGCTCAATTCCTACGGCTGTTTGGTACGGACAGGGCTTCTTTGGCCTCGACATTCGTAAGTTCGGCAGTGGTAATGCGGGCGCAACCAATACATTCAGAGTATTGGGTAAACGGGCCGGTACGATTGTAATGCTTGTGGATGTGCTGAAGGGTTATACGGCTGCCGTTTTATCCTCTTTGCTCTGGTATGCCGATGTGATTACGGATAACGAAATCCTGACATTCAAGATTGTTTTTGGCCTGGTGGCCGTCATAGGGCACTTGTATCCTGTTTTTGCCAATTTTAAAGGTGGTAAAGGCGTCGCAACGTTACTGGGTATGATGCTGGCAACGCACCCCGAAATGGCGGCCGTCTGCATTGGTATTTTTCTGCTGGTTGTCATTGCCTCACAATATGTATCGCTGGGATCAATTATGGCGGCACTGGCTTTTCCGGTCTTGCTGTTACTTCGGATTTTTGGCCAAAAAGAAAGCCCACTGCTCATTGTCTTCGGCTTTGTTGTTTTCCTGCTGGTTGTTTTGACCCATCAAAAAAATATTGGCCGTTTGCTGCGCGGGCAGGAGAGCCGCACAGTTCTGATTCGTTTGCGTAAAAAAAACGATAAACTTCAGCCCTGA
- a CDS encoding SprT-like domain-containing protein produces the protein MIDPFTTYFPPGATTYCRELWQRYNFRFKVTKPRQTRLGDFRAFPDKQTQITVNANLNPYAFLITYVHEVAHAAVNQHYKKRVQPHGKAWQGAFQQLMQPLLTETIFPVAILRPLQQYMANPAATTYASPALMMALRQMDADSTHTVGENKLLLSKVPEGHIFQFAKKTYVRGTLRRTRVVCKEVTTGRSYAILAHALVELVKTTNE, from the coding sequence TTGATAGACCCATTTACAACCTACTTCCCACCTGGTGCTACCACCTACTGTCGTGAGCTGTGGCAACGGTATAACTTCAGATTCAAAGTCACCAAGCCTCGCCAGACACGTTTGGGTGATTTTAGGGCATTTCCTGATAAGCAAACGCAAATTACGGTAAACGCCAATCTCAATCCTTACGCCTTCCTGATTACCTATGTGCACGAAGTAGCTCATGCTGCAGTAAATCAGCACTATAAAAAACGCGTGCAACCGCACGGTAAAGCCTGGCAGGGGGCGTTCCAGCAACTTATGCAGCCATTGCTGACAGAGACTATTTTTCCTGTGGCTATTCTTCGTCCATTACAACAGTATATGGCTAATCCTGCGGCTACAACGTATGCCAGCCCAGCGCTTATGATGGCATTACGGCAAATGGATGCCGATTCAACACACACCGTCGGGGAGAATAAACTACTTCTGAGTAAAGTCCCCGAAGGGCACATATTTCAATTCGCTAAAAAGACTTATGTGCGGGGTACGCTCCGACGGACGCGTGTCGTTTGTAAAGAAGTAACGACAGGTAGATCGTATGCGATTCTGGCCCATGCTCTGGTAGAGCTAGTGAAAACGACGAATGAATAA
- the porU gene encoding type IX secretion system sortase PorU encodes MENSRKADEKWIGGYSLFYLLFVLQVSFSTHSLEAQSVLRTGLWVKIGITESGVYRISQPQLAQLNPAFATADPHRLRLYSNGGAMLPQPNATTRPADLTENAIQVVGEGDGRFDTGDALLFFGQSPHVVRYDSTNRRFTHQINVYSDTTFYFLTIGDAPGLRMVDTPAGSLSATPTVTTFDDYQFHEQDLLKIPAVRSGREWLGEYMTIDTTQTFSFDVPGIIPGVSLRLGASAVAGALSSTQFRLQVNDQLVGTMPMSTISGYEYDYQGVARTDTFVTKLASVSSPLRLALTFRKNGQPSAQGYLNFLSLQTRRELRQYDKPTWVRRGIMGQYAVRQASASLRVWDITNPLVPGTQAYILSAAQEAGWTSSKRRDYFLFTDAQFLTPVSVLSVANQDVRSQPVPELLIVTPAAWREQAERLAAFRRQHDQLEVLVVTTQQVYNEFGSGQPDPTAIRDMARFFFLQQPAKLRYLLLFGDATFNYRNIGGGVSSTQLANMVPVYESRESLHPVLSYSSDDYYGFMDANEGEWIESQNGDHKLDIGVGRLPVKSVEEASTVVDKLIRYSSDQSLTGDWQTRLMVVADDGDYNIHQQDADQMAKSVENTAPAYRPQRVFLDDYPQENTSNGQKAPVVNQLINQAMADGQLIINYSGHGGILGLADEQIVTLQDILSWKNRRLPLFVTATCQFGRYDDPNVNSGAELTLLSRTGGAVGLLTTTRPVYANTNLLLNQAFYDAVFKPVNGQMPRLGEVMQSTKNNSLSGPVNRNFALLGDPSLRLAYPQAQAVLTQVNGKALSTSRLDTLRALQTVELSGEIRQQDKRLATFSGLLRLTLYDKATAHTTLGSEAGSPKMTYQAFSNPIFTGQVPVQQGQFSIRFTMPKDINYTVGQGKLYLYAVGADSVLDAAGSYERLLIGGSVFADSIDSQPPLVALSVIGGVPDATIVRVVGPDVLLRIVLSDNQGINIARSGLGHELTAQLDSQPVVVLNENYVANGTNGRQGEVLYTFRDVAPGTYTIRVKAWDINNNSTEGTLTIVVSARPGLEVTILRASPNPVMLQTTFVAELNRSGEPLDWTLGIYDLNGRLLNQQTGQCTDCDAKLNMGTWDGLTQTGALLPNGLYIIHSQVRSAVDGSVANSTCRLLLTK; translated from the coding sequence ATGGAAAATAGCCGAAAAGCGGATGAAAAATGGATAGGGGGCTACTCGCTGTTTTATTTGTTGTTTGTTCTTCAAGTTTCATTCTCTACGCATTCGTTAGAAGCGCAATCGGTGTTACGAACAGGACTTTGGGTGAAAATTGGTATAACAGAATCAGGTGTTTACCGAATCAGCCAACCTCAATTAGCCCAGCTTAATCCTGCCTTTGCTACCGCCGACCCCCACCGATTGCGGTTATATAGCAATGGGGGAGCCATGTTGCCCCAGCCAAACGCCACCACACGACCAGCCGATTTAACTGAAAATGCAATTCAGGTGGTGGGAGAGGGCGATGGCCGGTTCGATACGGGAGATGCTTTGTTGTTTTTCGGTCAAAGTCCGCACGTCGTGCGCTATGATTCCACTAACCGACGCTTTACTCACCAGATTAATGTTTATTCCGATACCACCTTTTATTTCCTGACCATTGGGGATGCTCCTGGTTTGCGAATGGTCGATACACCAGCAGGCAGCCTGTCTGCAACGCCTACGGTCACAACATTTGACGATTACCAGTTTCATGAACAGGATTTATTGAAAATTCCGGCTGTTCGTTCAGGACGGGAGTGGCTGGGAGAGTACATGACAATTGACACAACACAAACGTTTTCGTTCGATGTTCCGGGCATAATACCGGGTGTGTCGCTTCGATTAGGGGCTTCTGCGGTGGCAGGCGCTCTATCATCAACCCAGTTTCGACTTCAGGTTAATGACCAATTGGTTGGAACAATGCCGATGTCGACCATTTCCGGGTACGAATACGACTATCAGGGCGTTGCTCGAACAGACACATTCGTTACTAAGCTGGCATCGGTAAGTAGCCCGCTACGATTGGCACTTACGTTTCGGAAAAACGGTCAGCCATCGGCACAGGGGTACTTGAACTTTCTCTCGTTGCAAACTCGCCGTGAACTGCGGCAGTATGATAAACCAACCTGGGTGCGCCGTGGGATAATGGGGCAGTATGCCGTTCGACAGGCAAGTGCCAGTTTGCGCGTTTGGGATATAACAAATCCACTTGTTCCCGGCACACAGGCGTATATATTATCGGCAGCACAGGAGGCTGGCTGGACATCGTCAAAACGGCGTGATTATTTCCTCTTCACCGACGCCCAATTTTTAACACCTGTTTCAGTGCTCTCTGTTGCCAATCAGGATGTACGCTCCCAACCTGTGCCCGAGCTGCTTATCGTTACACCAGCTGCCTGGCGTGAGCAAGCCGAACGATTGGCCGCTTTTCGTCGGCAGCATGACCAGCTCGAGGTCTTGGTTGTTACAACGCAGCAGGTGTATAATGAATTTGGATCTGGCCAACCCGACCCAACAGCTATTCGGGATATGGCCCGGTTCTTCTTTCTGCAACAACCGGCCAAACTGCGCTATCTGCTGTTGTTTGGCGATGCTACGTTCAACTACCGGAACATAGGCGGGGGAGTCAGTTCGACGCAGTTGGCGAATATGGTACCCGTTTATGAAAGCCGGGAGTCACTGCACCCAGTGCTAAGCTACTCATCAGATGATTATTATGGCTTTATGGATGCCAACGAAGGTGAATGGATCGAAAGCCAAAATGGAGATCATAAACTGGATATTGGTGTTGGTCGGCTTCCCGTAAAATCGGTGGAGGAAGCCAGTACCGTGGTTGATAAACTCATTCGTTATAGTTCTGACCAGTCGTTAACGGGCGATTGGCAAACTCGCCTTATGGTCGTTGCCGATGATGGCGATTATAATATTCATCAGCAGGATGCCGATCAAATGGCAAAAAGCGTCGAAAATACAGCTCCGGCTTATCGGCCACAGCGTGTGTTTCTGGACGATTATCCGCAGGAGAATACCAGTAACGGACAGAAAGCTCCAGTTGTCAATCAACTCATAAACCAGGCAATGGCCGATGGGCAGCTTATTATCAATTATAGCGGGCATGGCGGAATTTTGGGCCTTGCCGATGAACAGATCGTTACACTTCAGGATATTCTTTCCTGGAAAAATCGCCGACTGCCCTTATTCGTAACCGCTACCTGTCAATTTGGGCGTTATGATGATCCCAACGTGAATTCTGGTGCCGAACTTACCTTATTGAGCCGGACAGGGGGCGCCGTTGGCTTGCTGACAACTACCCGCCCGGTATATGCCAATACCAACCTATTGTTGAATCAGGCATTTTATGATGCTGTTTTTAAACCTGTCAACGGGCAGATGCCTCGCCTGGGGGAGGTAATGCAAAGCACAAAAAACAATAGTTTAAGTGGGCCTGTCAACCGGAATTTTGCGTTGCTTGGCGATCCATCCCTACGTCTCGCCTATCCGCAGGCGCAGGCTGTGCTTACACAGGTAAATGGTAAAGCCTTGTCGACAAGTCGGCTCGATACGCTACGGGCGTTGCAAACGGTTGAACTATCGGGCGAAATTCGTCAGCAGGATAAGCGACTGGCTACCTTTTCGGGCCTCCTTCGACTGACCCTGTATGATAAAGCAACGGCACATACAACGCTCGGCTCAGAAGCAGGGAGTCCAAAAATGACGTACCAGGCATTTTCTAACCCTATTTTTACGGGTCAAGTGCCTGTACAGCAGGGGCAGTTTAGCATACGGTTTACGATGCCGAAGGATATTAATTATACCGTTGGGCAGGGAAAATTGTATTTATATGCTGTGGGAGCCGATAGTGTATTGGATGCGGCAGGCAGTTATGAGCGTCTGCTCATTGGTGGCAGCGTTTTTGCTGATAGTATAGATAGTCAGCCGCCATTGGTAGCGCTTTCGGTGATTGGGGGCGTGCCTGACGCAACTATAGTTCGCGTAGTTGGACCAGATGTACTCTTGCGAATTGTGTTGTCTGATAATCAGGGGATTAATATTGCCCGATCGGGTTTAGGGCATGAACTTACGGCTCAACTTGATTCGCAACCAGTGGTTGTGCTTAATGAAAATTATGTAGCCAATGGCACCAATGGACGACAGGGAGAGGTTCTGTACACATTCCGGGATGTTGCTCCAGGAACCTACACGATTCGGGTCAAAGCCTGGGATATTAACAATAATTCAACAGAGGGCACGTTGACCATAGTAGTTTCGGCCCGACCGGGGCTGGAAGTAACTATATTGCGGGCCAGTCCAAATCCGGTTATGCTGCAAACAACATTTGTAGCCGAACTGAATCGCTCAGGGGAGCCACTGGACTGGACATTGGGTATATATGATCTGAATGGACGGTTGCTCAACCAACAGACAGGCCAGTGTACCGACTGTGATGCTAAACTGAATATGGGGACCTGGGATGGACTTACTCAAACAGGTGCCCTTTTACCAAATGGTCTATATATTATTCATTCTCAAGTCCGTTCGGCGGTCGATGGCTCAGTAGCCAACAGTACCTGCCGCTTACTATTAACTAAATGA
- a CDS encoding M16 family metallopeptidase, with translation MTLDRTQSPAFQAIQEIRLPLVQSHHLDNGIPLHLISIAHQPVLRLECVFNAGTWYEQVPGSAFFTMKMLSEGTPSRTSAQINEYIDRYGAFLELNSGPDRASVVVYCLTKFLPDVLPLLREMLTEPAFPQKELDDLRNITLQNLRVNYEKNAYLAGVLFREKLFGPNHPYGRSQRPEAVENLTRKDVVDFFDRVVHNQPFQIILAGQASENEVMAINRELGQSAIRTDTLSSIFDNVHADDKSPVLAEKPDSVQSSIRIGRRLFTRSHPDFFKMLVTNEVFGGYFGSRLMKNIREEKGFTYGISSNMPSFRRDGYFLIGTDVNKENTQQTLDEIRKEIHILQTEPVLPDELETVQNYMAGEFVGSLNTPFEIADRYKVILLDNMPADFLTTYIQNVRAVTPTDIMETASRYLALDTLLEVIVGGK, from the coding sequence ATGACTCTCGATAGAACTCAGTCACCTGCGTTTCAGGCTATTCAGGAAATACGTTTACCATTGGTTCAGTCTCATCATCTGGATAATGGCATTCCTTTGCACCTTATTTCTATTGCTCACCAGCCGGTATTGCGATTGGAATGTGTGTTTAATGCCGGAACATGGTATGAACAGGTGCCGGGCAGTGCGTTCTTTACGATGAAGATGCTGTCGGAAGGAACACCTTCGCGTACGTCGGCCCAGATTAATGAATACATTGATCGATATGGCGCGTTTCTGGAATTGAACTCAGGCCCAGACCGGGCAAGCGTTGTTGTCTACTGTCTTACCAAGTTCCTGCCTGACGTATTACCGCTCCTGCGCGAAATGCTGACCGAACCGGCCTTTCCTCAGAAAGAGTTAGACGATCTTCGGAATATTACCCTTCAAAATCTGCGCGTCAACTACGAGAAGAATGCTTATCTCGCAGGAGTGCTTTTCCGGGAGAAACTGTTTGGGCCTAACCATCCCTATGGCCGTAGCCAGCGACCAGAGGCAGTTGAAAACCTCACGCGGAAAGACGTCGTAGATTTCTTTGACCGGGTTGTTCATAATCAGCCCTTTCAGATCATTCTGGCTGGTCAGGCCAGCGAAAATGAAGTAATGGCCATCAATCGTGAACTGGGTCAATCGGCTATTCGAACTGACACATTATCGTCTATATTCGACAATGTACATGCTGATGATAAGTCACCTGTACTGGCCGAAAAGCCCGACAGTGTACAATCGTCCATACGAATAGGCCGGCGGTTGTTTACACGGTCGCACCCCGATTTTTTTAAGATGCTCGTTACAAACGAGGTTTTTGGCGGGTATTTCGGCTCCAGGTTAATGAAGAATATTCGGGAAGAAAAAGGCTTCACCTACGGTATTTCTTCGAATATGCCCTCGTTTCGGCGGGATGGTTATTTCCTGATTGGCACCGATGTTAATAAGGAAAATACGCAGCAAACGCTGGATGAGATTCGGAAGGAAATTCACATTCTGCAAACGGAGCCGGTCTTACCTGATGAGCTGGAAACCGTTCAGAATTACATGGCTGGAGAGTTTGTTGGATCACTTAACACGCCTTTCGAAATTGCCGACCGCTACAAGGTAATTCTGCTGGATAACATGCCCGCCGATTTCCTGACAACCTATATTCAGAACGTACGGGCTGTAACACCAACCGACATTATGGAAACTGCTTCCCGCTATTTAGCCCTCGATACGCTGCTCGAAGTGATTGTGGGGGGTAAATAG
- the porV gene encoding type IX secretion system outer membrane channel protein PorV — MKRNFFRVLLGICSITPFVVSAQSTVVTTLNGQQLNIPTSSVPFLNFTPDARSGALGDAGVALGDADANAIFWNPSKLVFAKQDKGAAISYTPWLRNLIGDMYYTYLSGYSKVGKNSVVGGSLMYFDLGTVDFTTATGVAAGTFNSREYAITATFAQRLSENFSLGVDLKYLSSNLAAGSSNPGLKPGSTAAADISAYYQDEARDNATGKGIGWAFGGMISNLGGRINYGGTQSYFIPTNLRLGTRFTLYADQYNKFNFVLDANKLMVPTPDIQLVNGVQTNVNANKNYFSSVFGSFADAPGGFSEELKEITISSGIEYWYNDQFAARVGYFNESNTKGGRKYITTGIGLRLQDRFGVDFSYLLPVKQGSPLSETFRISLLLSLNKGNRIGDDEAYSN; from the coding sequence ATGAAGCGCAATTTTTTCCGTGTTCTTCTCGGCATTTGTAGTATTACTCCGTTCGTCGTCTCTGCTCAATCTACTGTAGTAACTACCCTTAACGGCCAGCAGCTAAATATTCCAACGTCGTCGGTACCTTTTTTGAATTTCACGCCCGATGCCCGTTCCGGCGCATTGGGCGACGCTGGCGTCGCACTTGGCGATGCAGATGCTAATGCAATCTTCTGGAATCCTTCAAAATTAGTTTTTGCCAAGCAAGATAAAGGCGCAGCAATTTCCTACACGCCTTGGTTGAGGAATTTGATCGGCGATATGTATTATACCTACCTGAGCGGTTATTCGAAAGTAGGCAAAAACTCGGTAGTGGGTGGTTCGCTGATGTATTTCGACTTGGGTACCGTCGATTTTACGACCGCAACAGGTGTAGCAGCAGGTACATTCAACTCACGTGAGTACGCTATTACGGCAACATTTGCGCAACGACTTTCAGAAAATTTCTCACTCGGTGTTGATCTAAAATACCTGAGTTCAAATCTGGCCGCAGGGAGCAGCAATCCTGGTTTGAAGCCAGGGTCAACTGCAGCCGCCGATATTAGCGCCTACTATCAGGACGAAGCGCGTGATAATGCAACTGGTAAAGGAATTGGCTGGGCATTTGGCGGTATGATTTCTAACCTCGGTGGTCGTATTAACTATGGTGGCACACAGAGTTACTTCATTCCTACCAACCTGCGCCTGGGAACCCGGTTCACACTGTATGCCGATCAGTATAACAAATTCAACTTTGTTCTGGACGCCAACAAATTAATGGTTCCAACACCCGACATTCAACTTGTGAATGGTGTACAAACAAATGTCAATGCCAATAAGAATTACTTTAGTTCGGTATTTGGCTCATTTGCTGATGCTCCGGGTGGATTTAGTGAAGAATTGAAAGAAATTACGATCTCTTCAGGTATTGAATACTGGTACAACGATCAGTTTGCTGCCCGTGTCGGTTATTTTAACGAGTCGAATACGAAAGGTGGCCGTAAGTACATTACAACGGGTATTGGTCTACGGTTACAGGATCGATTTGGTGTTGATTTCTCGTACCTGTTGCCCGTTAAACAAGGCAGCCCATTGTCCGAAACCTTCCGTATCTCCCTATTGCTGAGTCTTAACAAAGGCAATCGCATCGGCGATGACGAAGCTTATTCGAATTAA
- a CDS encoding dipeptidase has product MTTYLEANKQRFLDELLELLRIPSVSADSNFKGDVRRAAEYVKDKLQAAGLDKAQLYETPGHPIVYAEKIVDPSKPTVLVYGHYDVQPADPYELWLSPPFEPTIRNERIYARGACDDKGQFYMHVKAIEAMVATDGLPCNVKVMIEGEEEVGSDHLGIFVAEHKEMLKADVILVSDTSIISNDTPSLETGLRGLSYVEVHVTGANRDLHSGVYGGGVANPINVLCDMIASLHDEDGRVTIPEFYTNVADLSDAERAELAKAPFNLTDYMEDLGINDVMGETGYSTNERTSIRPTLDVNGIWGGYTGEGAKTVLPSKASAKISMRLVPNQTPDEITALFTNHFLSIAPAGVTVTVVPHHGGMPYVTPVDSVEFDAASKAFEDAWGKKPIPTRGGGSIPIMALFEQELGVKSILMGFGLDSDALHSPNESYGLFNFYKGIETIPYFYKHYAELKQ; this is encoded by the coding sequence ATGACTACGTACCTCGAAGCGAACAAGCAGCGGTTTTTAGATGAATTACTAGAACTGCTCCGCATTCCATCTGTTTCTGCCGATTCCAACTTTAAAGGCGATGTTCGCCGGGCGGCCGAATATGTAAAAGACAAATTACAGGCGGCTGGCCTGGACAAGGCGCAACTCTACGAAACACCGGGCCATCCGATTGTTTATGCAGAGAAAATTGTCGACCCATCCAAGCCAACAGTGCTAGTTTACGGGCACTACGATGTACAGCCTGCCGACCCCTACGAACTATGGCTTTCGCCCCCGTTTGAACCAACAATTCGGAACGAACGCATTTATGCCCGTGGCGCCTGCGATGATAAAGGGCAATTCTACATGCACGTGAAGGCTATTGAAGCGATGGTAGCTACCGATGGACTGCCCTGCAATGTGAAAGTGATGATTGAGGGTGAAGAAGAGGTTGGTTCCGACCACCTTGGCATCTTCGTGGCCGAGCATAAAGAGATGTTAAAGGCCGACGTTATTCTTGTATCCGATACGAGCATTATCTCCAATGATACGCCTTCGCTGGAAACGGGTTTACGTGGACTTTCCTATGTAGAAGTGCACGTAACGGGCGCTAACCGCGATTTGCATTCGGGAGTGTATGGCGGTGGGGTCGCTAACCCAATCAATGTGTTGTGCGACATGATTGCGTCGCTTCATGACGAAGATGGACGTGTCACGATTCCCGAATTTTACACGAACGTTGCCGATTTGAGTGATGCCGAACGCGCTGAATTAGCGAAAGCACCCTTCAACCTGACCGACTATATGGAGGATCTGGGCATCAACGATGTGATGGGCGAAACCGGTTATTCAACCAACGAACGTACGTCTATTCGGCCAACGCTCGACGTGAATGGCATTTGGGGTGGATACACTGGCGAAGGAGCCAAAACCGTGCTGCCATCCAAGGCATCGGCTAAAATCAGTATGCGTTTAGTCCCCAATCAAACGCCCGACGAGATTACAGCCCTATTCACCAACCATTTTCTATCCATTGCACCGGCAGGCGTTACCGTTACGGTTGTTCCTCATCATGGTGGTATGCCGTACGTAACACCGGTCGATTCGGTTGAGTTTGACGCGGCAAGTAAAGCCTTTGAAGATGCCTGGGGTAAGAAACCTATTCCTACCCGGGGTGGAGGAAGCATCCCGATTATGGCCCTTTTTGAACAGGAATTAGGCGTTAAGTCAATTCTAATGGGTTTTGGTCTGGATAGCGATGCGTTGCATTCTCCCAATGAAAGCTATGGTCTGTTTAATTTTTATAAGGGTATTGAAACGATCCCTTATTTCTACAAACATTACGCTGAGCTTAAACAGTAA